The Lates calcarifer isolate ASB-BC8 linkage group LG6, TLL_Latcal_v3, whole genome shotgun sequence genome includes a region encoding these proteins:
- the LOC108876541 gene encoding neural cell adhesion molecule L1-like protein isoform X4 produces the protein MRLAGSLHLALLLALTSRASGLNIPLEVEQPPTIVTQTSGPIIALPFDNVVTIRCEAKGNPPPEYRWTKDGQDFIPPHITTNKRDLTGGTFVLHSKNLIQFQGKYRCYASNKLGTAITEEIELSVPSVPKFPKEEINPLVVKEGEPVVLKCNPPAGVPPRQIYWMSIGLQHIEQDERVSMGTDGNLYFSNALQKDNRPDYCCYAAFSKIRTIVQKTAMAVVVKSLKPDNESANSSDASPPVRIPGLLLPSGVQTEKVLLKGEELQLECIPEGFPTPTVKWMKLGDKLPTRTKFLSFGKLLTISAVEERDQGKYKCIAENSAGEVDHYFDVIVEEPPKWRTEPPQSQLTVTGSDVHIKCSVGGKPPPDITWRRNGEFLRDDPEGNLRVFDDTVVLHNARPEDSAVYQCEASNSHGSVLANVNIMIMNMPPLILTRDYQEYAVILGGDIVMNCSVFGSPPPNILWAKNDTLKPIEGDRFFPFHNGSLQIISAKKDDSGNYMCAASNMEGKSTVTAVLDVKDPTKIVNPPQDMQIVSGTTAQLMCQAEHDESLKSTFEVVWRKDGEEIPLSSKENSSVQKFRYFVDDGMLQIMSVNLSDQGIYTCIARTSLDEDNATALLTVLDVPDAPRNLHISEIKSPRNISLSWIPGNDHNSSITEFIVEYGENKWHSGRWTELQKVPGNQATAELALYGHLNYQFRVYAVNAVGPGPPSEPTETYKTPPAAPDRNPENIKIQGHLPHQMDISWEPLLPIEHNGPGLEYKVSYRKLGVEEPWKDHLVIRHSFVVRNTTTFVPYEIKIQSRNSHGSGPEPKVVTGYSGEDVPAAAPQDIAVEVINTTLLRVSWTPVPPVTVRGHLGGYNVHWIRKWSLLNPNKILNVRQSLSFPGKRNHAIVPGLEPFSKYTLTVSVFNKKGNGPRSDMVTFNTPEGVPGQVHMLSASNAQEDSILLGWAPPRETNGILTGYLLQYHLINETSLEVVDSQEMNISGADTTQWRLQGLEGGRLYQFHLCACTRAGCGPPRTQEANTITTELPALLNISSYVSDTFAKISWTAREEQQDSQLYVAYMNNRKLLFLSPPCYKH, from the exons ATGAGGTTGGCAGGGAGCCTGCACCTTGCTCTGCTCTTGGCCTTGACCTCCAGAGCGTCAGGCCTCAATATCCCTCTGGAAG TGGAGCAGCCCCCAACAATAGTAACTCAGACATCAGGTCCCATCATTGCCCTTCCTTTTGACAATGTTGTCACTATTCGGTGTGAAGCCAAGGGCAATCCGCCACCAGA GTACAGATGGACAAAAGATGGCCAAGACTTTATCCCACCCCAcatcacaacaaacaagagagaCCTCACAGGTGGCACATTTGTGCTTCACAGTAAGAATCTAATCCAATTCCAGGGTAAATACAGATGCTACGCCTCTAACAAGCTGGGAACTGCCATAACAGAGGAGATTGAACTGAGTGTTCCCA gtGTCCCTAAATTTCCAAAGGAGGAAATTAATCCACTTGTTGTTAAGGAGGGAGAGCCAGTTGTCCTGAAATGTAACCCTCCAGCGGGCGTGCCCCCACGTCAGATTTACTGGATGTCTATTG GTCTCCAGCACATTGAGCAGGATGAGAGGGTTTCCATGGGCACTGATGGCAACCTGTACTTCTCTAATGCCTTACAGAAAGACAATCGTCCTGATTACTGTTGCTATGCTGCCTTCTCCAAAATACGCACCATCGTCCAGAAAACCGCCATGGCTGTCGTGGTCAAGAGCT TGAAACCTGATAATGAATCTGCCAACAGCAGTGATGCCA GCCCCCCAGTGAGAATACCTGGCctgctgctgccctctggtgTTCAGACAGAGAAGGTGCTGTTGAAGGGAGAGGAACTGCAACTCGAGTGTATACCAGAGGGATT CCCCACTCCGACAGTGAAATGGATGAAACTGGGAGACAAGCTGCCTACAAGGACAAAATTTCTTAGCTTTGGAAAGCTCCTGACCATCTCTGCTGTAGAAGAGCGTGATCAGGGGAAATACAAGTGTATAGCTGAAAACTCTGCTGGAGAAGTTGACCACTACTTTGATGTAATAGTGGAAG AGCCGCCAAAGTGGCGGACAGAGCCTCCTCAAAGCCAGCTCACTGTGACCGGCTCCGATGTTCACATCAAGTGCTCGGTCGGTGGAAAACCACCGCCAGACATAACGTGGAGGAGGAATGGAGAATTTTTGCGAG ATGACCCAGAGGGTAACCTGCGAGTGTTCGATGACACTGTGGTGCTCCATAATGCCAGACCAGAGGACAGTGCTGTCTACCAGTGTGAGGCCTCCAACAGTCATGGCAGCGTTCTGGCCAACGTTAATATAATGATCATGA ATATGCCTCCTCTGATATTGACAAGGGACTACCAAGAGTACGCTGTAATACTAGGAGGGGATATCGTCAtgaactgcagtgtttttggctCTCCACCACCTAATATCTTATG GGCCAAAAATGATACTCTCAAACCAATTGAGGGAGACCGATTTTTTCCTTTCCACAACGGATCCTTGCAAATCATCAGTGCAAAGAAAGATGACAGTGGGAATTATATGTGTGCTGCCTCTAACATGGAGGGGAAGTCAACTGTCACTGCTGTGCTGGATGTGAAAG ACCCTACGAAAATCGTAAATCCACCTCAGGACATGCAGATTGTCAGTGGAACCACAGCCCAGTTGATGTGCCAGGCAGAGCATGATGAAAGCCTGAAGAGCACCTTTGAGGTGGTGTGGAGAAAGGACGGGGAAGAGATCCCACTTTCCTCTAAAGAAAATTCCAG TGTTCAGAAGTTCAGATACTTTGTGGATGATGGCATGCTGCAGATCATGAGTGTGAACCTGAGTGATCAAGGGATATACACATGCATTGCTAGAACCAGTCTAGATGAGGACAATGCCACTGCGCTACTAACAGTATTGG ATGTTCCTGATGCTCCAAGGAATTTACATATATCTGAAATTAAGAGTCCGAGGAATATCAGCCTGTCTTGGATACCTGGAAACGATCACAACAGCTCTATAACAG AATTTATAGTGGAGTATGGGGAGAACAAATGGCATTCTGGCAGGTGGACGGAGCTACAGAAAGTCCCTGGTAACCAGGCAACAGCCGAGCTGGCACTATATGGACACCTTAACTACCAGTTCAGAGTGTATGCTGTTAATGCCGTTGGACCTGGACCACCTAGTGAGCCCACAGAGACATACAAAACACCCCCTGCCG CTCCTGATAGGAACCCAGAGAACATCAAAATACAGGGCCATCTGCCTCATCAAATGGACATTAGCTGGGAG CCGCTGTTGCCCATCGAACACAATGGCCCAGGCCTTGAGTACAAGGTGAGCTACCGGAAACTTGGAGTGGAAGAGCCCTGGAAGGACCACTTGGTTATAAGACACTCCTTTGTCGTGAGAAACACGACCACTTTTGTCCCCTATGAGATCAAAATTCAGAGCAGGAACAGCCACGGTTCGGGACCAGAACCTAAAGTTGTTACGGGTTACTCTGGAGAAGATG TTCCTGCTGCAGCACCACAGGACATAGCAGTAGAGGTGATCAACACTACTCTTCTGAGAGTTAGCTGGACCCCGGTTCCACCTGTCACAGTGAGAGGTCATCTAGGGGGATACAAT GTTCATTGGATAAGGAAGTGGAGTCTGTTAAATCCTAACAAGATTTTAAATGTGCGCCAGTCCCTGTCCTTCCCTGGCAAGAGGAATCATGCCATCGTCCCAGGTCTGGAACCTTTCTCCAAGTACACACTCACTGTCAGCGTTTTCAACAAGAAGGGTAATGGGCCCCGCAGTGACATGGTCACCTTCAACACTCCAGAGGGAG TTCCTGGACAAGTGCACATGCTGTCTGCTTCCAATGCCCAGGAAGACTCCATTTTGCTGGGATGGGCACCACCTCGAGAGACAAACGGCATCCTTACTGGTTATCTCCTGCAGTACCACCTca TTAATGAGACATCACTTGAAGTGGTTGACTCCCAGGAGATGAACATCAGTGGGGCTGACACCACTCAGTGGCGGCTTCAGGGCTTAGAAGGAGGCCGCCTCTACCAGTTCCACCTCTGTGCTTGCACACGAGCAGGTTGTGGACCTCCACGGACCCAGGAGGCCAACACCATCACTACAGAAC TTCCAGCCCTGTTGAACATAAGCTCTTATGTGAGTGACACCTTTGCCAAAATCAGCTGGACTGCCAGAGAAGAGCAGCAGGACTCACAGCTTTATGTGGCTTATATGAATAACCGTAAGCTACTTTTCCTGTCCCCGCCTTGCTATAAACATTGA